A region of the Hemicordylus capensis ecotype Gifberg chromosome 9, rHemCap1.1.pri, whole genome shotgun sequence genome:
ctctcacagcactcacatgtagtcacccatccaaatgcaaagcaaggcaggtcctgcttagcaaaggggacaattcatgctcactaccacaagaccagctctcctcccctcccttaacGTGCAAGGGAAGGAAGGTGTTtgatggagaagctgctgccagtctgtgtagacaataatgagctagatagacctatggtctgactcagtatatggcagctttctgtgttcctatgacgtCACCGCGATTTTCAAACCCAGCAAATCTCCGCTTGTACCTACATCTGACAACAAGGCAGGTTATGAAACTGGAATTGGATACAGAGAAGGGGTGGAGTGGGGATGGTAAGCCAGAGTGTTTGGGGCACCGTGCAGAACCCTGAACTGGGCCACGATGTCTATTAGTTGATTTAtgaaccttaggaacataggaagctgccttctactgagtcagaccattggttcatctagctcagtattgtcaacacagactggcagcggcttctccaaggttgcaggcaggagtctctctcagccagggatgctgtcagggagggcatttggaactttctgcatgcaaacaagtggacgctcttcccagaacggccccatcccctaaggggaatatcttacagtgctctcacatgtagtctctcattcaaatgcaaacaagggtggaccctgcttagtaaaggggacaactcatgcttgctaccaccagaagTAGGAACCAGAAGTGGGAGCACTCTAAcgtattcccttcaggggatggagctactctgggaagagcagaaggttccaagttccctccctggcagcatctccaagatagggctgagagagactcctgcctgcaaccttggagaagccgctgccagtctgtgaagacaatactgagctagatagacccctgctaacttggcaaagaggcacctttttaacgtggtgattctctttatttagcagggggacagtaactggccctatccactcccagcacagtacctccagtgacttgctggtgtctgtcttatgtttctttttagattgggaaccctttggggacagggagccatcttatttatttatttctctatgtaaaccaccctgagccatttttggaagggcggtatagaaatcgaatgaataataataataccaccaacCCTGTGAGCAGGGAGCCAAGTTTGAGTCATCTCTTACCATCTGAAAGACAACACTGTTCTTTTCCCGCTCACAGGTCCTGAACACAACCCTCTCATTAGGAGCAACAAAGTCCACTGTGCCAAGCACTTCTACAACACAGAGAAGGGAATCAGAACCTTATATACACCATCACACAAGAGGCATCTGTATTCAAGGTCTCAATGTTAAAATATTCCCCCCACCAGTGCGAGGTGATACACTCTCAGAGTTTATATCAAATCTTTTCACGGTAAGAAGATACGTTATTGACTCAGTTAGATCTCAAAATGAATGatatttaaaatacaaagtaGCAATCCTAAAGGCACTGCAGAGTATGAGCTATATTCAGACGAATCACAATGTCACAAAACAGGGAGCAAGCTGCTTTAGGCTGGATTCTAAGCAAAGATACGGGGGTCAGAGAGGGGGGAGACAGAGATCAACCGTTGGGCCTCAAAGATTGCAGTTTGTAGCTGTTTGTAAGATGGAGTGCAGGAGGAATCATGTAGATTTAAGAACAGGCCATGCAAGCTGCAAAACAGATTTGAGGCTGCACCAAGGGATAAAGGACCAACAAGAACCCGAACGCTTGTTTAAGATCTTGTTCACTAGTTGTTGaggctccaggaagttttgggcTTTTTCCCTAATGGGTCTACATGGCTACTTCTGCTTAGCAGCAAACCTGACCAGCTCAAAGTCCCAACGTCCTTTGGAATAAAACAGGCcatgcatacatttatttatgGACTTATTTAGTTTGAATGTTTAGCTATGTCCTCGATTAAAGTCATCATTATCTAACAATAAAGGAGGGATGAAAATTGTCACATAAAATAAATAGTTTAAAGCAAGGACATTTTCAGCACTTGTGCAAGGAATTGTTCATGGAAATGGTCCACTGAATCTAATACATTTGCAATAGAAAGCAATTGTTTTGAAAGTGTTAGTCAAAGGAATTCGAATTTATCCTGTAATATTCACAACATAGCATGGGGTTCCTACATCTGGAGActgaccaccattttattttgtCATCTTTGTTTTCCTCCCAGTTTTTACAAATAcgttcttttatttgttttacaggGCCTTCCGCTAAATTAAAAAAGCAGTGTGGAGCTATCAGTAATATGAatgaaataattttaagaaaacaATTCAGCAACTATAACATTTTCTTATTTTCACTCAAGCCATCTAATCTATAAACAGATACTTGCCATTTACAATTCTCTTGCACTGAAGCATCTTTATGTCAATCAGCTCCTAAAGAAGAAAgataaaaatggcaaaaatgcATCAGACCAAGAGTGTTGGTTAAAAAGCTGTATTGgtccaggcctgttcaacttcggccctcctgcagatgttggcctacaactcacataatccctggctattggccactgtggctagcgattgtgggagttgtagtccaaaaacagctggggggcctaagttgagcaggcctggtttacacaaAGGCATCCTCATTCAACAGAAGGAAACATACATGtgcagatgcacacacacaggctAAGAGACAgaatttccccactcccctctttaCCACAGTTAagagcatagcatagtggttagagtgttggacaaggaccaggaagacctgagtttgagtCCCtattcaaccacgaaactcactgggtgactctgggccagccatgtatctctcagcctaacctacctcacagggttgttgtgaggataaaaataagcatggagactgctctgagttccttggacgaaaagcggggtataaatgtaataaataaataaaaatatccttAACTATGGTAAATTGTCAGCAAAcaataaacaacaataaataaattgtcagCAAAACATTGCAAATATATTGACTTTCTGTTGACCTGCACATCTGACATGTTCAATAGTCCAACCAAGTGAGATGAGAAAGGAGAGTCTTCTCTGCAAAGCTCCTGGTTCCGTAAACAATAACTCATCTAAAGGGGGTGGGATTCTGCTAAAGAGCAGGGGGAAAAGCTAAGCTTctccaaaacaaaataaacatatGGCCAACCATCTCGAACATTTCTCAGCATCAGTGGATTCAGATTTCTAGCTACCAACTGTAAGTGTTAGATTCCTAGGTAACCAAACACCTGGGGTTTTTCCAGACAATGAAAATGATTTGAGGAAAACGTTAAAATTTTCTCTTGCCCTAGTGACTTATCCAGCATACCTCACAGTATACAATGTCAGCACCACAATCTAAAGCCAGCAACCTCATTGGAAGGGTTCCAACTCGCACCATGGGAGCCAAAATGGCTTTGTTTCTGAAACAGAGTGATGTTGTGTTCACGGTCATAACGTCTTTCTGGCCTGGAaatctgaaaacaaacaaacaaaaatcagaaATGAAAATATTGACACTTATTTCGCTTGCAAGTTATCTTCAAGCAATTAATCTAAACACTTTCTAACATATTATTGTCTCATCCATGCACAGTCATATTATTTAAAACCAAATGTTTGAATTAGTTGATATAATGGTGATGCAATATGCTGGTGGATCTGCTACAaaacttctctccagaccttttctTTTATTGCATAAATTAGAACACAGAAAGAGggaactgcaacaaagaacagacgttTCTACGTATGTACATCAGATTCATTGTTCTACATCCCACTGTTAAAATCCACACTTCTATccaagactccccccccccccccacaatctacacacctgggtaatacataacaagtgccacctaatggcacagcggggaaatggcttgaatagcaagccagaggttgccagttcgaatccctgctggtatgtttcccgggctatgggaaacacttctatcaggaagcagtgatataggaagatgctgaaaggcatcatctcgtactgtgcgggagatggcaatgggaaacccctcctgtgttctaccaaagacaagggctctgtggtcaccaggaatcaacaccaactggacggcacactttattttgccttaccactagaccagctcccctccccatggtgcaTTCTTATGATCACATGAAGCCACTTTACACTGACTGagaccacaggaacataggaagctgccttatgctgagacagacccttggtccatccagctcagtagtgtctgcacagatgggcagcggcttgcCAAattttcagacaggggtctttcccagtcctacggggagatgttgccagggactgaacctgggacctcctgcatgcaatttattattattattatttattgtttgcatttatatcccgctcttcctccaagaagcccagggcggtgtactacatacttgagtttctctttcacaacaaccctgtgaagtaggctaggctgagagagaagtgactggcccagagtcacccagctagttttatggctgaatggggatttgaacccgggtctccccggtcctagtccagcactctaaccactacaccacgctggctctcttctccTCTTCGTGCAAAGCAGAGGATCCTTCACCTATCTCATGAGGCTGCTACAAGgatttaatgggggtgggggagaggcacctgggttcaaatcctcactcagtgaGGAAGGGGGCTGGGCAACCTCAAACCACTCGCACTCCTTCACTCACTCCCAagcctacctcgcagggctggtgtggggaggaaagtggggagggggaacccacaCAGGCTACCTCCAACTCCTTGGGGAAAGGGATTTTAGAAAAGGGGGAAACCAAGACAGAGCAAGAGGGGCACCAACATCGCCTCCCCCAGACGTCCCCGAGAAGATCCACAGAAGAGGGAAAAGACCCACCTGGATAAGAGACTCAAGCCGCAAGCGCTCACTCTCTCGGCGCAGGCGCaaagcacaccaccaccaccacaccccctcCTCCCGTTTCAGCTGCGCAGGCGCAGTCCGTCCTTTCCCCTCACGAAGCGTGGAGCTTTTCCGTGGTACGTCATCACACCCCGACCATAAAGACAGGCAGCAGCCGGGGTTGCCAGCGCCGTCTCTCCGGAaactattggactacaactcccaggacccttagccacaataaattgcatctCTGGCTACTTGACAAATAAATGCACTTGAAAAAACGTCGAAGACAACGAAGCGTCGGAAAGGAACCCGGAGGAGGGAGCATGCAGTGAGAGTCTAGGCGCCCGTCCCGGCGCCGCGGCCGACGCTCTCTCTAGAAAAGCGCCACCCGCCTCGCCGCGCGGCCTTGTTGCGTCATCGGCGTGCGACGCCGCCTTCCCTGTGTCTCTCTCCCGGCGCTGCAATGGCGCTGGCAGCGTTCGGGGCCTGGGTGGCTAACcggcttcctctccccccgcgTCGGCGGGCGCTGGCTTGGCAGCGCCGGCTCCTGTGCTCGGGCTCCGGGCTGGAGGTGGTGCGGCTGCCCCGCGCCTGGCAGCGGCGGCTGGAGGAGCCGCGCCGCAGACCCTTGGCCCCGACCACCCACCTGGCCCGCGGCGGGAGGCTGATGCTGCGGAGCCGGCGGCCGGAGCTGAACCAGGCCGCGCGGCAGACGGTGGGGCGCTGGGAGCTGCCGCGCCTGGTGTCCACCGGCTGGAAGAACCGCCAGTCCCGCGGGGACTACTTCCTGCTGGAGCGGAGGCGGCAGGAGCCGCCCCAGGAGCGGGAGCTCCCCGacgcctcctctccctcctccttcgcGCAGCTGGGCGTGGAGCCGCAGCTGGCCTCGGCCCTCCAGGAGGCCCTGGGCATCTCCCAGCCCACCCCCGTGCAGAAGCGCACCATCCCCACCCTGCTGGCCGGGTCGAGCGCCCTCTGCGCCGCCGAGACCGGCAGCGGCAAGACCCTGGCCTACCTGCTGCCCCTGCTCCAGGGGCTCCGACATGGCCAGGGCTGCCCCCTTGGGCAGACTGGCCGGGCCTCCCCGCGCTCTCTGGTGGTGGTGCCTTCCCGCGAGCTGGCCGGGCAGGTGCGGAGCGTGGCCGCCCGCCTGGCCGCCCtcctgggcttgcaggtgagagAGGTGGGCGGAGGCCGGGGCATCGGCAGCGTGAAGAGGCAGTGCCAGGCCGGGCCGCCCGACCTCCTGGTGGCCACGCCGGGGGTGCTGTGCAAGGCCTTGAGGAGGCGGATgctgaccttggagaagctgctctgcTTGGTGCTGGATGAGGTCGACACCTTGCTGGACCCCAGTTTCATCGACCTGGTGGGAGACATTCTCCAGCGTGCCCCGCTGGCAGCCAAGGCCGCCGAAGCAAATGACACCCTGGGCCCCCGAATGCAGCTGGTGGCCATGGGAGCCaccctcccgaaggggctgcgggAGCTGCTGGGCAAGGTCACCGACCTGGGCGGCTTCAGCGTCCTGACCAGCCACAGCCTGCACCGCCTTCAGCCTCACGTGGAGCAGAAATTTCTGCGCCTGAAAGGCAGCGACAAAGCCTCGGAGCTGCTGCAGCTCATCAAAGACCGCGGTCCCTCCTCCGGCGCGCTGCTCGTGTTCTGCAACAGCGCTAGCACGGTCAACTGGCTGGGTTACATTTTGGACGACCACCGCGTGAAGCACCTGCGCCTGCAGGGGCAGATGCCTGCGGCCATGAGGGCCGGCATCTTTGACAGCTTCCAAAAGGGGCAGTGTGACATCCTGGTTTGCACTGACATCACCTCCCGAGGACTGGACACCACGCGGGTGGAGTTAGTGGTCAACTATGACTTTCCGCCAACGTTGCACGACTACCTGCACCGGGTGGGGCGAGTTGGCCGCGTGGGGAGTAACTTTCCTGGGACCGTGATCAGTTTTGTGACTCACCGGTGGGACGTTGACCTTGTCCAGAAAATAGAAACGGCAGCTCGCAAACGGGCTCCACTCCCAGGCATGGAGCCAGTTGCTAAGCAGCCTTTatcaaaaggaaaaaaccaaaataaCTAGCATCTAAATAATGCCTGGAATAATATGAATTTTCATTTCTGGTGATGTTTTCTACTTTCGAGTCAAGGACCTGAGCAAAAAGGTAGTACAGCCACAGTCTTGGGAGTCCAGCCTAAGAATCTTGGGATAAATAGAATTGCAAGCATATAAACAGTTGCCATTGTGAAGCTGTCTGATTTTCTGTAGATTGGTATCCCACCATATCCATCCCATATAGGCCATGGAGAATGGTGCATACTGCCTGACCATCTGTtttagccaataaaactagtagTCCTGTTTGGATTTTATGTTGTACAAATCTGTATGCTTGTACATGGTTGTGTGTGAATGTATCCAGGGACCCACagatttaggcttagctcactagccagtagggatgtgcatgaatcacaattTGAATTGGCACCAcctggcacctttaaaacaggagagcaggtgcatacctgctgctcctcctccactcactgccacttcctgaattggctATGATCAGATTACTAAATGCAGATAAAATCTATTGAAAACTGGAATTCCTTCAAAGATAGGGTTGAGAAGGAGGAAACTTTCAGTGTTTGTAAAGTCTAACAGGTTGTCTCAGTTCTCCTTTGCAGATCATGCTTCTCTTGAAGATGGTTAGAAACATCAAAATTAGCACTAGCCAgaacatgttgttggactattgGATTATTACTTTGTCCACTTGAActgaaaaaaaaatctgtataaCTCAAAAGCTTACTTCCAGTGTCGCCAGTTGCACTATTGATTTGGCAAAAGACCTAGTCTCACTTGCCATGACAATGGTAATGCCCTGAACACATTTTGATTCATCAAAGCTGAACCTCAGTTATTGCACACAGAGTTTTAATGTTGACACAGCAGAATGAAACAGGAGACATTGCTTTCCATCCTAGATGAATCAGGGTgacacagggaggagagctgatcttgtggtagcaagcttgaattgtcccctttgctaagcagggtctggtctggtttgtATTTTAATGGGGGACTGCATGTGTGAGATTCCCCTtggtgggatggggctgctttgggaagagcatctgcatgcttgcatgacagcgctgagagagacccctgcctgtaaccttggagatgctgctgcctgtctgggttgataacactgagctagatggaccaatggtctgactctgtgtaaggcaacttcctatgtttctccttCCAAAGggtcataggaatgcatggaatttccaaatggccatttggaaattccatgcattcctatgaccctttggaaggaaccagggcttttcagtgggcattccgtGTTATTCATTCTAGTTCATTctctggagcatctgctttgcacgcagaaagattctaagttccctccctggcagtatctccaatggtctgactcggtatatggcagcttccttgcttACAGCAGCAGCATGCTGCAACTACTGTATAAAGTATAGCCATTGGACGGATAAAACACAAATTCAGCTTTTGATGCAAAGCGAAATGTTTGCTCAAAACACAAGAATAGAAGACGGcaaagccatttgcagccagtgcCTTTGAGCAGAAAGACACATTAGCATTCCGAAGAAACTAGTATACAGCTCCTTCTTTACAGAACAAATTGTAAattgccttccctgctgcctcttgAGTGCTTTCTGCCAGCCCTGCTCCGTACATGCAGTGGAATTTAGATTATGAGCATTTTTGGGACAcgaaagccctgttcagacattaggcTGATTCAAGAGCAGGCATTTCCACCACCCTCAAtaatggtgaggagagctggtcatgtggtagcaaaccTGAAACTTAgctgctttgctaagcaaggtctggcTTGGTTTGCTTTGGGGTGGGTGGCTACGCGTGGACATCTGTATACGTGTGGACAATGGCTATGATTCGTGTAAGAtctacctgtcgctaatcccatgtatggcagctctcacgagagttcatgaaCAGCTGCCCGATAGTGGCGGGGATGGGCAGGTCGGGGGAAAGAAACTGCTGTCCAGGTGAACAGCTGAGCAGGCAGCGGAGAGGGCAGTGcggcctccctctctggcccacctgcTCGGCCAAATGTCAGGTGCAGAGAGGCTTCTTATTTGGCCCCAgtgcggggtggggtgagggagaaagtggtgggtggCCGGGGGGGAGGGCGTGGGCAAACTCGGcgctccagctgttcttgaactacaattcccatcatcctcgcaactccccattgtggctggggagggtgctggTTGCGTTTCAACAACGGCTTTgcgggccaagtttgcccacccctgctttaggtgATGGGGTCATAGCTTAGAGGAAAAGCATCCGCAAGCTTACATGCAGGCagacccaggttcactccttggcatctccaggtagggctgagagcgattcctacttgcctgtatccttggagagcagctgccagtccatAGACCAGGAGTTTctaacttgtggtactccagatgttgctgaagtacaatgcccatcatccctggctacaacaaattgtagctgcggttaatgggagttgtagttcagcaacatttggagtactacagGCTCAGAAGCCCTGATCCAgataatagtgagctagatgatccaatggcttgactcagtataaggcagcttcctatgtccctaatgtGCTGCGTATAAGTGCTAGATAAGCCACCttcagtggcgcagtggggaaatgcttgactaacaagcagaaggttgctggttcgaatccccactggtactatagcgggcagcagtgatataggaagatgctgaaagccatcatctcgtactgcgtgggaggaggccatgatCAAcccctctattctaccaaagacaaccatagggctctgtgggcaccaggaattggAATCTactcgacagcacattttacctttaggaCTGCGACAATGGAGCCTGGGCCTGCCtcccccattatttatttattcgatttttataccgcccttctgagctggctcagggcggtttacaattaaaaaacatgatcacttcccccttctACCTAGATTTTTGCTGAAAGATGACCAAAAATCCAGAATGCATGTAGCcttgaagctgggtaggatgtcctacccagtttatgctCAGAAGAACTGCCTTATTTTATTGAATACTTGCACAATTGTGGTACAATGTCCACAGGTACAATTAtccacacgttatgttgaacacaataACACAGTCCACTTTCTCTCTGTACTCTTCATTTCAGGGCCTTGTACCTTTGAGAATGACCACAGgtctagtcattcacacaaaagcatgtaagAGTGTGAAGACGtgtttgtacactcatacaacatcaTTGGAAGCTACCTTATATGGAGTCATACCCATggtctagggttgccatattccagcttcccaaatctgggtggcctaatttgcatattatggtACTATGCAAATTATTATGCAGCAACTACTTTgcgtttatttattgatttgacaGACTTGTatactttcccttccttctctgccctactatgtgatcggatccagagtaaaatccgggcaatagtggcagcgcatttgaaatctgtatAAATCCGTGTGGAACTTAGCAGCCggatggaggagccaaaatcatggaggagccaaaatcaaATCATCAGGGGCTACCCTGAATTCCGGGgcacatggcaaccctaccttggtccattagctcagtattaacaccaactggcagcagttttacaaaggttacaggcaggagtctctcccagccctatctggagatgccagggagggaacttggaactttctgcatgcaagcacgcataAGGCTGAAGAAAAGCCTCTACCTACCTTCTCCACACCCTGCATTATTCTATAAGCCTCAATCATGCCCGTGTCTTATGCGCCTTCCTTCCAAATCAAACAGTCCCAAATATTGTAACCTTGCCTTCTAAGAGCACCACTGCAaatatttgtatagtgcttttcaacaaaagctctcaaagtggtatacacataaaaataaataataaatacaataccTTATTTTTCCAAATAGAAGAAAACTCTGAACTTAAGACCATCCTCTTagaaagtagaggttaaatatacttatacctgcatttactcaaaatgaacaggactctgaatttaaaaccacctcctgatttctaatatcaaaaaacttgggggaaacctagcCTCGGATTCAGGTTTAATACAGTGAGGTGGTTTCTTCCAGCCACACTTTGATTTTCCAGTTCTGTGTCACACAGTCGTTGTTGAGTGAGTCGTGGAAAGGTTCTCCATGCGGACCCTCGCCAGCTTTGTGGCAGGGGCCGGCTGACGGAAGGCTTTGCATGTGAAGGCTTGCTGGCAGGCTTTGCGGAAATTCTCCGACAGGAAAGCATAGATGATGGGGTTGATGCAAGAGTTCCCGTAGGCCAAGCAGTGAGAGACGATGCGGAACGTGAAGGTAATATTGTTCAGTGGGAAGTGCCCAAACTCGGCCCACATGGTGATGATGTGGTGGGGTAGCCAGGAGATCAGGAAAACGGCAACCATCAGGAACACCATCTGTGCTGTCTGCAAAAAAGACAGGCAACCAGATGTTAAATCCATGTGCAGTACAATGTGGGCTGCGTAGgtacttcaaatctaggtttaatgtgggttaccagcatcagtatgattgtgtgaacccaggccaAGTTAAGAATTTTAAGATTTATCTTGGGTCATAAACCATCTTggtctgggttcacacaaccacaccaaacctagatttgaacaattacGTGGATCAGGCCTTTGTTAGTTcagcggttcccaaccttttaaaccAAGGTTAAtcaccccttctgtcacaaaccttcagatCAGGTATGCCATAGAGGTGtatacacaaatttaaatgttacagtgaTGAGATAGGCTGCTCCAGTCACTGAAGAAGCTTTGAGCAGAACTACCATTCCCTGCTCGCCCCTGCAAGCTCTCAACACGCGCCCGCACCAGTGCTGGGTGGGCAATTAAAGGGAAACTTGTCAATGGCAGGTTACCACATAAGCAGTATAGGCAGtcgcctatggcggcaaatcttggggagcagcatcttggagggaaactatattttctttttaatctttATAAATGCTGCTGTGTAGTGGAGGAGGCTCCAcccgcctcctaaaccatcacaggaggtgaggtcggtcACTGGAGGACGGTGgcgaaagaggtcctccctcaagcccggcttactTGCAAATGAGACAGAGCAGCCCTCTGCCCACGTGCTAAGTTCTTTTGCTCTGATGCCTTCTGGTGGTAGGGCCCGGGATTTCTGTCATCGGAAATCCCCCTTTACTGAATTGCCCAGCCCTGGCTACCTTTCCCATTCACAATAATGCTCCAGATAGCTAACATCAATATATTAAAGCAAGCCAATATAgtatggggttgggggggagagatGACAAAAACAATCCTTTTACAAAACCTCCAAGGAAGGCAAataaaacaggtttttttttttaaaaaggaaggcaGACTGTTTTGGCCAAAATTTGGGGTTCCACTTTTGCAGAAGAGAAAGGCAGGTaggttggggagggagggaaatttgCCCTTTCAACTCATTTGAGCTGGATTTCTCCACCCAATACCACGGTATTCTCGGCATGGCCCTTTTCACGCTGGTTCCTTTGGGATGTGTAGTGTCGACGTCTGGAGCTGCATTGGATTTTTCATCCCAGCGTCATGGCAGAAGTACAAGACTCACGTTGGCCCTTGCAGCAGCAAAGTGCTGTTGGAAATACGGTGTAATTATGTCGCTCTTGGTTACCTCTCTGAATCCAGGCATTTTGTTCTGAATGCCCTGTGTTAGGCTCGGAGGATACAGAGCCATTTGGGGCTGAATAGATGTTCAACAGCACACACAGCAGGACAATTATTTATTCAATAATTCTGGAAAGTAATTACTGTACAAAGcaatttatggggggggggaggtgcaagAGGAAACACAGGTTGAGAaaagtctttctctctctctctctctcattaagaAACAGGGAAACAGTACCCAggttagtacatgagccagctggggggcagggggtggggtggactcTCATTGTGATCTTTGACAAGATCTATGCCCCTAGAGGTGGGAAATACACAACAGGATTACAAacatttcagctttcagtgtgttatcgtGCTTGGGTTGTTCttaccatcaggcctgcagcagcagtcaaaggtgttttaaaagcttttaaaagttttcagaacACAAGAAAAATACTACAAAATTGCT
Encoded here:
- the DDX28 gene encoding probable ATP-dependent RNA helicase DDX28; the protein is MALAAFGAWVANRLPLPPRRRALAWQRRLLCSGSGLEVVRLPRAWQRRLEEPRRRPLAPTTHLARGGRLMLRSRRPELNQAARQTVGRWELPRLVSTGWKNRQSRGDYFLLERRRQEPPQERELPDASSPSSFAQLGVEPQLASALQEALGISQPTPVQKRTIPTLLAGSSALCAAETGSGKTLAYLLPLLQGLRHGQGCPLGQTGRASPRSLVVVPSRELAGQVRSVAARLAALLGLQVREVGGGRGIGSVKRQCQAGPPDLLVATPGVLCKALRRRMLTLEKLLCLVLDEVDTLLDPSFIDLVGDILQRAPLAAKAAEANDTLGPRMQLVAMGATLPKGLRELLGKVTDLGGFSVLTSHSLHRLQPHVEQKFLRLKGSDKASELLQLIKDRGPSSGALLVFCNSASTVNWLGYILDDHRVKHLRLQGQMPAAMRAGIFDSFQKGQCDILVCTDITSRGLDTTRVELVVNYDFPPTLHDYLHRVGRVGRVGSNFPGTVISFVTHRWDVDLVQKIETAARKRAPLPGMEPVAKQPLSKGKNQNN